A genomic stretch from Channa argus isolate prfri chromosome 24, Channa argus male v1.0, whole genome shotgun sequence includes:
- the hephl1b gene encoding ferroxidase HEPHL1 isoform X2, with protein sequence MWESLRTFGIMHQVEKTFSMGKKSKVTTLHLEYFMESTEHIAMTANSCCTCPSLLFMHASLFLEKGPHRIGRVYKKAMFRQYTDGSYTHLTQRPQWLGFLGPVLRAEVDDVIVVHLKNFATRSYSMHPHGVFYEKNSEGALYPDGTSKRLKEDDSVPPGGSYTYRWEVRPEFAPTDDDANCLTWVYHSHLDAPKDIASGLIGALLTCKKGILKETDEPGQTKSKSGIVPVRNDVDQEIFLMFNVVDENLSWYLEDNIQICSDPDGIDLDDPDFEELNMMHAINGYMFGNLPGIKLCQHQPVAWHLFGMGNEVDVHSAYFHGNTLLDRGHRTDVLSLFPATFATAQMVPKARGKWLLTCQVNDHFEAGMQAFYEVKSCGSDPKTTAKGGVVRNYYLAAEKVLWIYAPSEKDLINNVSLTEANSSSEIFFGRDGGRIGGHYMKVIYREYTDDTFTIIKPPENVNLGILGPVLRVEEGDTLRVTFMNKADRNYSIESHGLHYDQISQGSSYKDDEQMFGMMPGSHVGPGENFTYTWQVLDGPSSSDSPCIPYLYYSATDPVRDTNSGLVGPLLVCRRGTLGKKGNQDVDKEFFLLFSVMDENMSWYLEENIEKFGNKETNPLEEDFEESNKMHAVNGLMYGNLVGLEMCAGDKVRWYTFGLGTEVDIHGVHFEGNTFQKQSTTRDTISLFPHTTATVTMEPNSPGVHEVSCKVTDHFLAGMRQQYTVNYCKGHPMTHTHTEPTKVVQYFISAEEIEWNYSPRRSWELEKHNTTLRDSPGYIFLGKEKNRIGPRYKKVVYREYTDGTFKTPKKRQPNQQHLGILGPIIKAEVGEQIVIAFKNNARRPYSISAHGVKASGAHIPVKPGHILELTWDVPKSSGPGDSDPNCISYAYYSSVDFIKDLYSGLLGPLVICRPGTLGPGEGPDRQRNDVAKEFALLFIVHDENQSWYLNDNIRTYLGIDPATFVTDEDFEESNLMHGINGMLYGNLHGLEMVQGQKVDWYLLGMGSEVDMHTVHFHAETFTYKTDRVHRADVFDLFPGTFQTVEMVAGNPGTWLLHCHVTDHIHAGMETTFTIKERPSHAPGTVRCIKTLLLSLVLSLMAASLQH encoded by the exons CATTACACCTCGAGTATTTCATGGAATCGACAGAGCACATCGCAATGACTGCAAACTCTTGCTGCACGTGCCCTTCACTACTTTTTAT GCATGCATCTCTGTTCCTGGAAAAAGGACCCCACCGCATTGGCAGGGTTTATAAAAAGGCCATGTTCCGACAGTATACAGATGGTTCATACACCCACTTGACTCAGCGACCCCAGTGGCTGGGCTTCCTGGGGCCCGTGCTACGTGCTGAGGTCGATGATGTTATTGTGGTCCATCTGAAGAACTTTGCAACCAGGAGCTACTCGATGCATCCCCATGGAGTTTTTTATGAGAAAAATTCAGAAG GGGCATTATATCCAGATGGGACATCAAAGAGGTTGAAGGAGGACGACTCCGTTCCTCCGGGAGGAAGCTACACCTACCGCTGGGAGGTCAGACCAGAATTTGCTCCAACAGATGATGATGCCAACTGCCTGACCTGGGTCTACCACTCTCACTTGGATGCCCCCAAAGACATTGCTTCAGGACTTATTGGGGCTCTTCTCACCTGCAAGAAAG GAATCTTAAAGGAGACTGATGAACCAGGTCAGACAAAGTCAAAGTCTGGTATAGTGCCAGTCCGCAATGATGTGGACCAGGAGATTTTCTTGATGTTCAATGTGGTGGATGAGAATCTGAGTTGGTACCTAGAGGACAACATCCAGATCTGCTCTGATCCAGATGGGATTGACCTAGATGACCCAGACTTTGAAGAATTGAACATGATGCATG CTATCAATGGCTACATGTTTGGTAACCTGCCTGGGATCAAGTTATGCCAGCACCAGCCGGTAGCCTGGCATTTGTTTGGCATGGGTAACGAGGTGGACGTTCACTCTGCTTATTTCCATGGAAACACACTGCTGGACCGTGGCCACCGCACTGATGTCCTAAGTTTGTTCCCAGCCACATTTGCGACAGCTCAGATGGTCCCTAAAGCCCGAGGAAAGTGGCTGCTGACCTGTCAAGTTAACGACCACTTTGAGG CTGGGATGCAGGCCTTTTATGAAGTGAAGTCATGTGGCAGTGATCCAAAAACCACAGCAAAGGGCGGTGTTGTGAGGAATTACTATTTGGCAGCAGAGAAAGTCCTGTGGATCTATGCTCCTTCAGAGAAGGATTTAATCAATAATGTCTCCCTCACTGAGGCCAACAG TTCATCAGAGATATTCTTTGGCAGAGATGGTGGAAGGATCGGAGGTCACTACATGAAGGTGATATACAGAGAGTACACAGATGACACATTCACCATCATAAAACCACCTGAAAATGTAAACTTAGGAATCTTAG GTCCAGTCCTGAGGGTGGAAGAAGGAGACACTCTGAGAGTGACATTCATGAATAAGGCTGATAGAAACTACAGCATTGAGTCTCATGGCTTGCACTACGACCAAATCTCTCAGGGAAGCAGCTATAAGGATG ATGAACAAATGTTTGGCATGATGCCCGGATCCCATGTTGGTCCAGGAGAGAACTTCACCTACACCTGGCAGGTGCTGGATGGTCCATCGTCATCTGATTCTCCCTGTATCCCCTACCTGTATTACTCTGCCACTGATCCTGTCAGGGACACCAACTCTGGATTAGTGGGCCCTCTGCTCGTGTGCAGGAGAGGAACGCTGGGGAAGAAAGGAAACCAG GATGTAGATAAGGAGTTCttccttctgttttctgttaTGGATGAAAACATGAGCTGGTATCTGGAGGAGAACATTGAGAAGTTTGGCAACAAGGAGACAAATCCATTAGAAGAAGACTTCGAGGAGAGCAATAAAATGCATG CTGTAAATGGTCTCATGTACGGAAACCTTGTGGGACTGGAGATGTGTGCCGGGGACAAAGTTAGATGGTACACCTTTGGGCTGGGTACAGAGGTGGACATACATGGTGTTCATTTCGAGGGGAACACCTTCCAGAAGCAGAGCACAACACGTGACACCATCAGCCTATTTCCTCACACCACTGCCACTGTGACCATGGAGCCAAACAGTCCAG GTGTTCATGAAGTGAGTTGCAAAGTAACAGATCACTTCTTAGCTGGCATGAGGCAGCAGTACACAGTGAACTACTGCAAAGGACACCCAatgacgcacacacacacagagccgaCCAAGGTTGTGCAGTATTTTATCAGTGCTGAAGAAATAGAGTGGAACTACTCacccaggaggagctgggagcTGGAAAAGCACAATACCACATTAAGGGACAG TCCGGGCTATATATTCttagggaaagaaaaaaacaggattgGTCCACGCTACAAGAAGGTGGTGTATAGAGAATACACTGATGGCACCTTTAAAACTCCGAAGAAACGGCAACCAAACCAACAACACTTGGGAATTCTGG GTCCAATAATCAAAGCAGAGGTGGGAGAGCAAATAGTGATTGCATTCAAGAACAATGCCAGACGACCATACTCTATTAGCGCACATGGAGTTAAGGCCAGTGGTGCACACATTCCTGTTAAACCTG GTCACATACTCGAATTGACATGGGATGTACCTAAAAGCTCTGGTCCAGGGGACTCAGATCCTAACTGCATTTCCTATGCCTACTACTCCAGTGTTGATTTTATTAAG GATCTGTACAGTGGTCTTTTGGGGCCTCTGGTGATATGCAGGCCTGGGACTCTGGGGCCTGGTGAAGGGCCCGACAGGCAGAGGAACGATGTGGCGAAGGAGTTTGCTCTGCTGTTCATAGTGCACGATGAAAACCAGTCCTGGTACTTGAATGACAACATTAGAACGTATCTTGGCATTGACCCTGCTACTTTTGTGACCGATGAAGACTTTGAGGAGAGCAACTTAATGCACG GTATCAATGGAATGCTGTATGGTAACCTCCATGGTCTGGAGATGGTACAAGGCCAGAAAGTGGACTGGTACCTACTGGGCATGGGCAGCGAAGTAGATATGCACACGGTTCACTTCCATGCTGAGACTTTTACCTACAAG ACAGATCGTGTGCACCGTGCAGATGTGTTTGATCTCTTCCCTGGGACTTTCCAGACTGTTGAGATGGTGGCTGGTAACCCAGGGACCTGGCTGCTTCACTGTCATGTGACTGACCACATCCATGCTGGCATGGAGACCACTTTTACTATCAAAG AAAGACCCTCACATG CTCCAGGAACTGTAAGATGcataaaaacactgttgctcTCACTGGTACTTAGTCTCATGGCTGCAAGTTTACAGCACTGA
- the hephl1b gene encoding ferroxidase HEPHL1 isoform X1, whose amino-acid sequence MARTFRLIACCLLFLLRSAAGGKNSRERVYYVGIIEDFWDYAPSGKNLLNGQEIESDEHASLFLEKGPHRIGRVYKKAMFRQYTDGSYTHLTQRPQWLGFLGPVLRAEVDDVIVVHLKNFATRSYSMHPHGVFYEKNSEGALYPDGTSKRLKEDDSVPPGGSYTYRWEVRPEFAPTDDDANCLTWVYHSHLDAPKDIASGLIGALLTCKKGILKETDEPGQTKSKSGIVPVRNDVDQEIFLMFNVVDENLSWYLEDNIQICSDPDGIDLDDPDFEELNMMHAINGYMFGNLPGIKLCQHQPVAWHLFGMGNEVDVHSAYFHGNTLLDRGHRTDVLSLFPATFATAQMVPKARGKWLLTCQVNDHFEAGMQAFYEVKSCGSDPKTTAKGGVVRNYYLAAEKVLWIYAPSEKDLINNVSLTEANSSSEIFFGRDGGRIGGHYMKVIYREYTDDTFTIIKPPENVNLGILGPVLRVEEGDTLRVTFMNKADRNYSIESHGLHYDQISQGSSYKDDEQMFGMMPGSHVGPGENFTYTWQVLDGPSSSDSPCIPYLYYSATDPVRDTNSGLVGPLLVCRRGTLGKKGNQDVDKEFFLLFSVMDENMSWYLEENIEKFGNKETNPLEEDFEESNKMHAVNGLMYGNLVGLEMCAGDKVRWYTFGLGTEVDIHGVHFEGNTFQKQSTTRDTISLFPHTTATVTMEPNSPGVHEVSCKVTDHFLAGMRQQYTVNYCKGHPMTHTHTEPTKVVQYFISAEEIEWNYSPRRSWELEKHNTTLRDSPGYIFLGKEKNRIGPRYKKVVYREYTDGTFKTPKKRQPNQQHLGILGPIIKAEVGEQIVIAFKNNARRPYSISAHGVKASGAHIPVKPGHILELTWDVPKSSGPGDSDPNCISYAYYSSVDFIKDLYSGLLGPLVICRPGTLGPGEGPDRQRNDVAKEFALLFIVHDENQSWYLNDNIRTYLGIDPATFVTDEDFEESNLMHGINGMLYGNLHGLEMVQGQKVDWYLLGMGSEVDMHTVHFHAETFTYKTDRVHRADVFDLFPGTFQTVEMVAGNPGTWLLHCHVTDHIHAGMETTFTIKERPSHAPGTVRCIKTLLLSLVLSLMAASLQH is encoded by the exons GCATGCATCTCTGTTCCTGGAAAAAGGACCCCACCGCATTGGCAGGGTTTATAAAAAGGCCATGTTCCGACAGTATACAGATGGTTCATACACCCACTTGACTCAGCGACCCCAGTGGCTGGGCTTCCTGGGGCCCGTGCTACGTGCTGAGGTCGATGATGTTATTGTGGTCCATCTGAAGAACTTTGCAACCAGGAGCTACTCGATGCATCCCCATGGAGTTTTTTATGAGAAAAATTCAGAAG GGGCATTATATCCAGATGGGACATCAAAGAGGTTGAAGGAGGACGACTCCGTTCCTCCGGGAGGAAGCTACACCTACCGCTGGGAGGTCAGACCAGAATTTGCTCCAACAGATGATGATGCCAACTGCCTGACCTGGGTCTACCACTCTCACTTGGATGCCCCCAAAGACATTGCTTCAGGACTTATTGGGGCTCTTCTCACCTGCAAGAAAG GAATCTTAAAGGAGACTGATGAACCAGGTCAGACAAAGTCAAAGTCTGGTATAGTGCCAGTCCGCAATGATGTGGACCAGGAGATTTTCTTGATGTTCAATGTGGTGGATGAGAATCTGAGTTGGTACCTAGAGGACAACATCCAGATCTGCTCTGATCCAGATGGGATTGACCTAGATGACCCAGACTTTGAAGAATTGAACATGATGCATG CTATCAATGGCTACATGTTTGGTAACCTGCCTGGGATCAAGTTATGCCAGCACCAGCCGGTAGCCTGGCATTTGTTTGGCATGGGTAACGAGGTGGACGTTCACTCTGCTTATTTCCATGGAAACACACTGCTGGACCGTGGCCACCGCACTGATGTCCTAAGTTTGTTCCCAGCCACATTTGCGACAGCTCAGATGGTCCCTAAAGCCCGAGGAAAGTGGCTGCTGACCTGTCAAGTTAACGACCACTTTGAGG CTGGGATGCAGGCCTTTTATGAAGTGAAGTCATGTGGCAGTGATCCAAAAACCACAGCAAAGGGCGGTGTTGTGAGGAATTACTATTTGGCAGCAGAGAAAGTCCTGTGGATCTATGCTCCTTCAGAGAAGGATTTAATCAATAATGTCTCCCTCACTGAGGCCAACAG TTCATCAGAGATATTCTTTGGCAGAGATGGTGGAAGGATCGGAGGTCACTACATGAAGGTGATATACAGAGAGTACACAGATGACACATTCACCATCATAAAACCACCTGAAAATGTAAACTTAGGAATCTTAG GTCCAGTCCTGAGGGTGGAAGAAGGAGACACTCTGAGAGTGACATTCATGAATAAGGCTGATAGAAACTACAGCATTGAGTCTCATGGCTTGCACTACGACCAAATCTCTCAGGGAAGCAGCTATAAGGATG ATGAACAAATGTTTGGCATGATGCCCGGATCCCATGTTGGTCCAGGAGAGAACTTCACCTACACCTGGCAGGTGCTGGATGGTCCATCGTCATCTGATTCTCCCTGTATCCCCTACCTGTATTACTCTGCCACTGATCCTGTCAGGGACACCAACTCTGGATTAGTGGGCCCTCTGCTCGTGTGCAGGAGAGGAACGCTGGGGAAGAAAGGAAACCAG GATGTAGATAAGGAGTTCttccttctgttttctgttaTGGATGAAAACATGAGCTGGTATCTGGAGGAGAACATTGAGAAGTTTGGCAACAAGGAGACAAATCCATTAGAAGAAGACTTCGAGGAGAGCAATAAAATGCATG CTGTAAATGGTCTCATGTACGGAAACCTTGTGGGACTGGAGATGTGTGCCGGGGACAAAGTTAGATGGTACACCTTTGGGCTGGGTACAGAGGTGGACATACATGGTGTTCATTTCGAGGGGAACACCTTCCAGAAGCAGAGCACAACACGTGACACCATCAGCCTATTTCCTCACACCACTGCCACTGTGACCATGGAGCCAAACAGTCCAG GTGTTCATGAAGTGAGTTGCAAAGTAACAGATCACTTCTTAGCTGGCATGAGGCAGCAGTACACAGTGAACTACTGCAAAGGACACCCAatgacgcacacacacacagagccgaCCAAGGTTGTGCAGTATTTTATCAGTGCTGAAGAAATAGAGTGGAACTACTCacccaggaggagctgggagcTGGAAAAGCACAATACCACATTAAGGGACAG TCCGGGCTATATATTCttagggaaagaaaaaaacaggattgGTCCACGCTACAAGAAGGTGGTGTATAGAGAATACACTGATGGCACCTTTAAAACTCCGAAGAAACGGCAACCAAACCAACAACACTTGGGAATTCTGG GTCCAATAATCAAAGCAGAGGTGGGAGAGCAAATAGTGATTGCATTCAAGAACAATGCCAGACGACCATACTCTATTAGCGCACATGGAGTTAAGGCCAGTGGTGCACACATTCCTGTTAAACCTG GTCACATACTCGAATTGACATGGGATGTACCTAAAAGCTCTGGTCCAGGGGACTCAGATCCTAACTGCATTTCCTATGCCTACTACTCCAGTGTTGATTTTATTAAG GATCTGTACAGTGGTCTTTTGGGGCCTCTGGTGATATGCAGGCCTGGGACTCTGGGGCCTGGTGAAGGGCCCGACAGGCAGAGGAACGATGTGGCGAAGGAGTTTGCTCTGCTGTTCATAGTGCACGATGAAAACCAGTCCTGGTACTTGAATGACAACATTAGAACGTATCTTGGCATTGACCCTGCTACTTTTGTGACCGATGAAGACTTTGAGGAGAGCAACTTAATGCACG GTATCAATGGAATGCTGTATGGTAACCTCCATGGTCTGGAGATGGTACAAGGCCAGAAAGTGGACTGGTACCTACTGGGCATGGGCAGCGAAGTAGATATGCACACGGTTCACTTCCATGCTGAGACTTTTACCTACAAG ACAGATCGTGTGCACCGTGCAGATGTGTTTGATCTCTTCCCTGGGACTTTCCAGACTGTTGAGATGGTGGCTGGTAACCCAGGGACCTGGCTGCTTCACTGTCATGTGACTGACCACATCCATGCTGGCATGGAGACCACTTTTACTATCAAAG AAAGACCCTCACATG CTCCAGGAACTGTAAGATGcataaaaacactgttgctcTCACTGGTACTTAGTCTCATGGCTGCAAGTTTACAGCACTGA